Sequence from the Gadus chalcogrammus isolate NIFS_2021 chromosome 21, NIFS_Gcha_1.0, whole genome shotgun sequence genome:
TACCAGACGTCTCTTTGGTGAGAGAGGCCCgcggtcaaaccgtccaatcggTTAAACTCAAAGAACGACCCCACGACCACCACGTCACCCGGACGCCCAGCTTGTCTGCATCCTCAGCAGACCACCATGTTCCACAACGGATCCAAGCTGTTGCGCCTATATTGTTCCTGTTGATGTTTAAGTTCCCTAAATGCACTCCCCATAACGTAATAACTGTCAACTGCTTAAGCATTGGTATATTATTAGGCACTTTGGTGTCCATCTTGGTAGGGAACTCGCTGCTGTTGAAGCGAGGCACAATACTGTACAGAACGTTTCGGGCACTGTTTAGTGATCTCCTGTTTCTCTCGAGGTAGCGGTTCAAGAAATACAATGTTAccgttttcttttgttttttcataAATCTGGTAATAACAAATAGTAGCGGGATGGTAATCTTTTCAACCATAAGAATTACTGTCAGAAACAAGCTATCGGCGACGTAGAGTGGAAGTCCTAGACCATTGTTGTTCTGGGTGCCGTCTTTAGGATTTCCTTGTCCTTTAATCAGTCTTCCAAGTTCTTTGGTTTTTAGGACAATGATACTGTAAATCAAACTGCTGTTGAATgtggttctggttcatgttaCTTTGTTTCATTCACATCAAAGAATAAAAATCTTGAGACATACCTAGATTATTTTGCATCAATATACTTCATAATGCTTTAGTTCATCAGACTTCTCAATTAATATAaccttacatttacattatttcTAATGGTTTGTGTGTATTCCAAAAAACAAGGTTGGTACAGGGAAATTTAAAGCTCAAATATTTTTGGTGAAATATTGAGTATTTTCATATATTTATCTAGGGAAAACTTTGAAATGGAATTTCCAATCATGTAGAACATTTTATATTATGCAAAACATGAGTCTTAGTATTTTTCGTAAAATAGCAGGCAAACTGTAATACATTATGTGAGCTCATAACTTCAGTAGCGGAAGTAAACCCTTGTACAACAGAAAAATAGTAAATTTTAGAAGTGTTTCTTAAATTGCTCTCCACATAGCGTCCCGACCCAGAATGCATTTTGACAAGGTCTTTGAAAAAGCGGCGCGGCTAATTCAAGATGGCGGAGATGGACCAGCTGTTAGATGAGAGTGAGTAACAACACTATTGTAAAGAGTTTATGATTTTAAATTACACAAACGCCATGTGAGGTGGAATATACCCATTTCGTAGGGAATTTTCGCTTCAATAAAGTAATGGGCTTAGTTTAGATCCAAGATGCAATACACCTTTTATACGAAGACAAATACCGGTCTGTGCAAGTTAGCTAACGGTGTTTAGCAAAAGGGGCTAGTGGTAGCTAAAGCTCGAGTTAAGGAGACACACGTAGCTTAGCTGTGTAAACAAGTTAGCTTAGCCGCAACACAATATACGCTAGCCACTACTATTTCTAAAAACAATGACAAATCACCTCCTTAATATAGCCGCTGTCTGAACACATCGTATACACACACTATGTGTTCAGCTAGGTGTGTTTCCAAATGGACTGGGTTTGTTGAGCGTAACAGTTCGTTAAGCCAGTAATGCATTGTTTACAATCTTTGACGTTACGGAGCCGACAGGCCATCTTTCGTCCTGCTGACAACTAaacgttacctttttaaatggtACTACGTGATGCCATTTTTAGAAAGGGTTGCTTTGAGTTAAATGTTTTCTTGCTCATTGGCTTTTGTCAACTTCCTCTATTTATCTGTTATTTCACGTACGTGTTTGACAGCTACATACATGTTTTTCGGCCATTCATTTTCACGGTATCCACAAGCTGAAAACAAATGCACTCAATGTGGTGGGATTAAGATGGTGTCATGTTGGGATGTCATTATCACTTGTACGCCATGTCTTCGAAGCACTGTTTTGGATTGGAATAGATGGAAAGTTGACACTAGTTATACCGGTTTGTTGTTGTGTAATAACAACGACCTACATCGTATATAGAGGGAGAACTATTAAATATCGTCTTCTTTTCTTTCAGGCTCCTCGGCTGAGGCACTTGTTAGTCTGAAAGGTATTGTAAGAAAACTATTTGTGTGCCATTTTGTCGAAGCATGTTGTtgaataacattgaactgaaatGAATAGAGATTTAAGGTTTAATATCTTATCATCCGATGATGACATTCTAATCTTCTATTAAAGATGGAACTTGCGCTCTTCTTTCAGAGGGTAGTTTGTCCAACAGTATAAATGAGAAAAACAGCTTCCCCAGGGCTCACAACACAAGAGGACGAAATTCCTCGCTGACAATGGACACGGTAAGTGAGAAAGAAGCTGGTTTCACATGTTTTTATATTGTTAGACATAAACCCTTCTTGCATACACTAAATAAGCGTAGGAAGTGGCAAGCAATGTATTCCATGTCTTGCTTAGTTTGTAGTGCATTATATTGTTTGTAACCAGTAATGCTTACAGTTGCTTCATGACTATTTTGGTTGTTGgataatgcatacatttttcAGTCCATAAAATATGAAATACTGGGTTGTTGCCCGTCTCAAGTTACAAGACTGCAAAGTGGGATCTGAAATTTGCTTGCTTTGTCTGACGAGCAATTATGCATTTCCTAATAATGTCTGGATGGAGAGAATCAGCTACATTTCCAAAGCTATTAGCAGTACTTCTTTATCCAACGGGTTAAAACGGGGAACTGTAGCATTGCTATTACAATGAATTGCAATGTAGTTATGATCCCATATGGAGGACTCATCCCCCTGTCTATCTCTCCAGCCCACGCGGAGCTCCAAGAGGAGTCGACTCTTTcgggatgaggaggagcagcagcagcagctgcagccacAGCAGCGAGGCGCTTCCAAGTCTCCCCGGAGGAGTCAGAgggtcaccaccacaccacaggTACACACCCTCCTTCTGGAGTCTTGTCACCACACCCCAGGTACAGAAGCTCCTTCTGGAGTCATGTCAGAGGAGCAGTCATGTTCATACAGTCTTTCAACATAATATACATTTCACTTAGTGAAATTGTCCTCACCTAAGGACATGTAGTCTTTGGATGTGGAATGTAGCCCTTTTGTGTTCttgtattgtatacatttaGCGACGTTCCAAAATCATCACCTGCCACAATTAAACATATTGGACCCTGCATCTAGATGTAGATGCAGAATGTCTGTCCTAAAtctagaataataataaataatttacatgaatgaatgtgtgataAATCAATGTGAATGCTATGCAGTCGAGTCAAGTACCTTACTGAACTTGATTTAATCAGAACCTCAGTTTGATTCCAACTAATGTAGCTTGGGAAATCCAAAACGTATCCAATATGGTGAAGCATAATCCTCCTCGTATACATCCATTGTGACTGTTTGTTGAAAGGTCAGAGTGAGGTTAACATTATTGACTGACTATAGCATTTCACCCGTTTCCGCTTGCAGAAGTTTTCCACCGTCACAACTCCAGACAAGAAGGCATCGCAGAAAATCGGTCTCCGATTAAGGAACCTCCTCAAGTTACCGAAGGCTCATAAATGGTGCATCTACGAATGGTTCTACTCAAACATCGACAGGTAATGTCTTGCGCACGCCGTCAGATCATCTGTGGGACCTGTTGATCTGTGTTCCACAATGTGTGGCTTGTTGGCACGAGCTGGGACATCTGATGTCTGCTGTGTTGCTCACTCTGTGCTATGACCTTCATTTGTAGGGAGTAGAGGggacttttctctctctctctagcataCACAGAGCAATCAGTCGCAGAATAGAATAGAGTAGAGGCTGAGGTGTTTGACTTAGAGCTGCATGATATATTGTTTCAGCATCGTCATcatggtgtgtgcatgcacaataGTCCCGACGCAGCATTGTACAATGTCTAGTGAGGCAAATTACCTCAAACGGGTCATGATACAACTATTTTGCTCCTTGATCACAAAGGAAAACTTGTATGGTTCTCCTTTTCAATCACTTGTCTAGAACTTATTCCTGTCTTTTTAATAAGGCTCTACAGTGCGAGCATCTCAACGAATGACATTatgactttatttttttacatgcaTAACAGGTTGCTGAAAAAGCCCTGCACCGTGCGCTCGTGAATGACATGCTAGATTGAAAGTGAATGCATGGAGTGTACTGACTTCCTCACATGAGGGAGCTAAAACGGGTAGCGCAAACACCCTCAACCCATTAGCATAGCCGCATAAGCAGTTTGGGTTGGACCGGCTAAGATTCAGCATAGTCAAATTGAAGTCTTCAGGCCAGACCAATCGTTGTCTGATTTAGTCACAGTATGACCATATGACAATATGTCCATTCATGTCAGTACCTGCAGTCATGTTAATGAATGTAACTGCATTCATGTTAATGAATGTAACTGCATTCAGATAATGGATAATTATTTTGgcagtatataataataaagacCAACATAATATACCATAATTCGTGTATGAAATATATGAATCTATGAAATCAAACAGTGGAAGGTCTCTATGGAGACGATTAGAAATACATATAATGATCTGTTTAACGTATAGACCAAATGCAACACCATTCATTTTAGCAGAACAGCGGTAATGCATTACCAAGTACTGACGGAGAGAATAATTTTTTGAGTGTAACGACATGGTATGGTATGGTTTAATGTGAAAGCTGCTTTTGGCACAGTTTTTTGGATATTCTTTAGTGGTTTTGAAACGCTGCCAAACTTTTTATAAGTTTATTTTCCTGACATTTTGTATCCTTCTAGAAGACTAAAGGTGAAGAGTGTGCTCTActtcaaaaataaatgattggatAGTGCCACTGAGCTTACAAAAATTGGTTATCAAGCTAAAATGAAGGACATTTATTGAAGCCAAACATAGCACAGTAAATTCCACCCTGTAGACTTAGTccatcaccaacacattttattACGTACAGCTGGAGGCTTTTCCTTCTAGAAGCCAAGCCATGCTGTGGTAACACTAATTTAGCACCTCCCAATGCAACGCAttgctgagacacacacacacacacacacacacacacaatgttcctGACACGATAATTCAACTGCTTATGGCGTTGAAGATTTGAGGTTACCCCTATTATCAACAAGAGAATAATGGACCACCATAGCAAGACACACAAAAATTGAATGTGAGATGTTTATGTCCTATTCGAAGCTTGCAAATGTGGCAGCCTTTGCTTTTGTGTAGGACCTTTCCAAGCTGCCCCTTCTGTATGAAGGATATTTCATTCCGTGAGCAACGACTCATGCAAAGTCGTGGTCCAAATGTTCATTAATAACACGCTATTATTACTTACTATTACCAAATTAATTTAGATTTTACTTTTACGAAGTTTGACGGCAAAACAATAGTATAACAAAGTAATGAGTACTACTAAAGATTCCTGACAGCTACTGAAGTTGATTTAAACTAAAGCTTTTAGGTAATTAAGAGTGTGTAAGCTAAANNNNNNNNNNNNNNNNNNNNNNNNNNNNNNNNNNNNNNNNNNNNNNNNNNNNNNNNNNNNNNNNNNNNNNNNNNNNNNNNNNNNNNNNNNNNNNNNNNNNCAAGATTGCATGCAGTTATAATGATATATTTGATTGTACCCTGGCGCCACAGTGGGCAGCTATCTCCTCGAACGGGGCCTTCTGGAACTTCTCGACCACCTGTCGCCTACGCTCCCGTTCCTGCTCCTCCATACCCACACTGTCCACTggaaggggacacacacacacacacacacacacaccacacacacacacacacaccacacaacacacacacacacaccacacacacacacacacacacacacacacacaccacacacacacacacacacatttgaatccATTGAAGACTCACAAATAAGCATTTATAACTCCATTAACTTCAATCATGAAACACTTGAAAAAACTGCCAGCACAAATTGAGTAAACATACCAATGGCGTTTTTGAGCGTTTCAAACGTGATCTCCTCTGCTGGGGTACGCTGTGTttaggggagagggacagatttTAGGAGGGGATGTCGTATATGGCATTGAAAATCACAACAGGTTAACAGTATAAATAAACATACGTCTCAAAAACGTGGATCTGTTACAGAATGCACACCCACTTATCATAACCCCGCCATTTGCTATCCAATTTTACACTTGGATTCAAAAGTAAAACTCCATTAGGATTGTACCTCTAAATACATAGGAAATTTAGGTGAAAGGATGGAGCCTCAACTTCTTCATGAATAGGTTCAGTGTTTTCTTTCACACTGGCGCGATTATTATTGGAAAGCTGGGGATTAGTGAGGATGTCATTGACGAGGAGCGTCCTAATGAATGAGCCCGGCCTCTTGCCTCCGCTGCAGTGATGCACCGAGATGTAACAACTCCAACAGTTAAATGCCCAGTGAATTATATGCTCAGTCAGAAACTTAACCAACTGAGGGTGCAGTTTACCTCAACAATTGTCTGCCATGGgtacattgagcttcccccccCGGACTATGTGTGTGCGAACGGCTCCCTGCTGGGAATATACCCAAGCCTGGAGGCGCCCAAAGATGCTACTGATGTTATTCCATCACTCAGACTGCGCTAGACGGTCTTTAACACTCTTCAAGCCTTCGAGGGCCACAATCTCATTTGGTTTTAATTATTTAAGAATTTACGTTCACAGTTTAAATAGTAACCCTTTAAGCCCCATCAAGTAAGTGAGGGCAAACTGTATCTTGGATGAAAGTCAAAAAAATGTACACCATACATTTGCACATTAAGCCCGACCACATCTATGGGAAGGTTATGTGCTataaacagtacacacacacacacacacacacacacacacacacacaccacacacacacacacacacacacacacacacacacacacacacacacacacacacacacacacacacacacacacacacacacacacacggaacacaGGGCTACATTTGGCCTTACATTGGGGTTTGAATCCAGAACCTTTCCGCTACACTCAATGCCACCACATTATATGGTAATATATACCATTGACCTTCTCACTGCTTGGCACACTACCATGCAGCCAAATGTGGAACCTTAAGACAACAAAGAAGTCCTCAGTACGGCCTTCTGAATTAAGTGGAGgagttgtttctgtgtgtgtgaatgggcgAATGAGTTCACCTCCTCTTTCTCAGGACTGTTACGGGACTCGTCTTCTGGCGGGAGGGAGATGTTGTCCCCGATGCTCTTCCTCTTGGAGAGGCGATCCTCATCTGGGAACAGAACATGATCCGTCTTTATAGATGCACTAAGGAAGGGCCATGTGGCCATTTGCTGAAAAAACTGTAGTTCTTTGCACCGACAGATGTTCCAGCAATCCACATTCTGTCCCAAACCACTGTAGCAGGTGGGTTGAGTGTGGTTTATATGGTGGACGGTGCCCAAGCCTGCTTACCGGTGTACTGGGGGATGTATGGCGTGGCCAGCCGGTCTATGTTGTAGCCGCTGCCTCCCAGGACCTCCGTGATCTTGGACTGGAGGAAAAGCACCTCCCCTTCCACCTTCTCCAGAGAGGGAGGTAGCCTGAGGCAGGGGGTCGAAAAGGACATCAGAATCAACGTCAGAACAAACAGCGAGTAAAGAGTATGGATTTGTCTCTCACTTGTCTTGTACCCAAAGGTAGAATGGAAATGCTGAAGAAATGTAAAAATACAGTACATAGATCATGAAGATTAGGCCAGGATATCCAGACCAGAACTGAGTCCCCTTGGACCCCAGATGTTAAAACAATGAATACAACAGTTGATTAAGCGGTGGAAGGCACATACTTGGGCCCTTCTATGAAGATGTCCTCCGGCAAAAGGAAGGGGGCTTCTTTCTGTCTCACCTCAATTACCTGGGAGGGGGTAAGTAAACACAGCTGTTAATGAAGTTGCATGCGGTCGCCTGCAGGCATACACACTAACGCATACACAGGAGTATTAAGATAGAGGGGGGGGTTCTGACCTCATGTATGTGCTGGCAGAAGGCGGGTACTGTGGTCAGCTGACAGATGAGGTTGAGGTACGCGCCAGCGAGCGCGTGGATAGCACAGCGGTTGAACACGGGCATGGACTCCTCCGTGGACAGTGCCaggtcctgcacacacacacacacacagataagtgATGGCTGCATAAATACTGTCAGCTAAAAAGAGTGCAAATGACTTTGTTTATATCCGGTCCCATGTTAACTTGATCTTTTTGGAATTTTGTTCAAACACATTTTCCAGCACTAGAGGGCACACTTTTGCCTTCTATCACAGCTTATTACAGTCCATTACACATCGGCGAGACTCAGGGAGAGACACATCAGCGAGGACCTCTCCTGGTCTCACAGCACCCAGCACATTGCCAAGAAGCCCCAGCAGCGGCTGTCCTTCTTAAGAAAGCTGAGGACATTTGGACTGTCCACCAAACTCCTCAGCAACTTCTACAGGTGGATAGCCTCCTGACCAACTCCATCACAGTGTGGTCTGGGAACTGCACGGTACAGGAAAGCAAGGCTCGCCAACGTGTGATTAACTGCACAATACATCTGTGGAGCAGCCTTCCCATCACTTCATGACATTtacaacaccaacacaccatAACAAAGAGGGCACACACATCAAGGACACTACCGACCCCCGTCGCACACTTTGCACACTGCTACCATCTGGCAGACGCCACAGGAGCGTGAAAGCCAGAACAACCAGACTTAAAAACTGTTTAATCCACAGGCCATCAAGCTGCTGAATGACTATCAAACACTGATGACACTCTGTATTTGCACTATATTCAATACTGTGaactatatttattttcaactgtaaacttatctaataataatattcaataTCCAATATACATATTCAAACTTCTTATATTGCAATGTCTTTCAGTGCCTTCTGCTGTATGCGAACATTGCACATCCTTAACCCCAatttatataaaattatatttaactgtttttgtttaactAAATTCTGCTCTTCGTACAGATTAACTTTATTTTAagtatattttgtgtgaagggaaCTTGCAAATTAAGAATTTCATTGTCCGGTGCAaactatgtttccattgtgAATATGACAATAAACCTCTTGTGTCTTGTATCTTTCATGATTAGCATAATGTCATCAATTACAAATAGTGTCCACATAAAAgagctaaaataaaaaaagaatacaaatatttacaacGTTAATACAGAGTTACAGAGTTCAGCCAAGTCCCGGAAAAATCAATGAAACGTTGCTGGCAAATCTGAAAATACGACTTAGCATACTGTCTAAACTGCCCTAAATCACATACCTCAAACGAAACACAGATTCGCCTGGTCAGAGGCATTAAGCGGCATGCTATCCTCACAGCAGATCTCAGGCTCTGCTATATCCCCGTGTGCTCTAACTATCCGGTCACCTGCAGGGCGAGCGCCAGCCGGATGAGGTCCACCACCTCCTCGTTGG
This genomic interval carries:
- the LOC130374797 gene encoding protein lin-9 homolog, which translates into the protein MAEMDQLLDESSSAEALVSLKEGSLSNSINEKNSFPRAHNTRGRNSSLTMDTPTRSSKRSRLFRDEEEQQQQLQPQQRGASKSPRRSQRVTTTPQKFSTVTTPDKKASQKIGLRLRNLLKLPKAHKWCIYEWFYSNIDRLLKKPCTVRS